A window of [Ruminococcus] lactaris ATCC 29176 genomic DNA:
AAGCTCCGGTCTGAACAGAATAAAAAGGCTGTATCACATCGTTATCAATTTCGCCTCCAAGATCCAGTGTATCGAGAATCCCCTGGGTGATGGCGAGAGCAATATCATTAAAATTATTATCAAAAATCTGATTATCAACATCAGAATTAATGAATCCGACCTCGACAAGAACTGCAGGCATCTGGGTACGGCGGAGAACGACCAGTCCGGGACGTTCCTTGACTCCTAAGTTGACAAAACCGACGGATTCAAGCTGATCGTTGATATTTTGAGCCATTTTATATTTGATACCGGATTTATCATAGATCAGAGATTCCACACCGGAAACAGTATTGTCAGTTGGATAAGAATTGCGGTGAATGGAAATAAAAAAATCAACCCCTGCGATATTTGCCTCCATGGCTTTCTGATAAGGGGATTCATAAATATCAGTGGTACGGGTATAAAGAATATCAATTCCTCTTTCCTGAAGCAGTTCACCGATGGCGAGTGTCAGGGCAAGTGCATCGTCTTTTTCCTGACGGCCATTATACACAGCACCCGGATCACGACCTCCATGTCCTGCATCAAGCATAATAGAATAAGGCATAGTTATTTCTCCGTTGATGGATCTTTTCTATATATTATATGAAAAACAGGCAGAAAAGGTCAAAGCCGGTGAGGAAAGGAACTGACAGAATGAAAGGAAAAGTGCTGGCAGAAGAAAAAGCTGATCGAATACAAGGAAAGAGTTTTCAAAAACCTATGGATTTTGTGGGAAATACATATTAAAATAAAAT
This region includes:
- a CDS encoding N-acetylmuramoyl-L-alanine amidase encodes the protein MPYSIMLDAGHGGRDPGAVYNGRQEKDDALALTLAIGELLQERGIDILYTRTTDIYESPYQKAMEANIAGVDFFISIHRNSYPTDNTVSGVESLIYDKSGIKYKMAQNINDQLESVGFVNLGVKERPGLVVLRRTQMPAVLVEVGFINSDVDNQIFDNNFNDIALAITQGILDTLDLGGEIDNDVIQPFYSVQTGAFRNRTYANRLLGELRSQDFPAELLEGNDLYRVNVGSFETLDEAVAMERRLKRAGYQTVIVIL